A stretch of Lactuca sativa cultivar Salinas chromosome 6, Lsat_Salinas_v11, whole genome shotgun sequence DNA encodes these proteins:
- the LOC111904598 gene encoding small heat shock protein, chloroplastic, whose translation MATTLILKRSTAASSHYTKIFKSIRSVSAIPCVQRSFNTNASQVSAYEDFHRSIDEDRSSGSSGFRRRDNDFFSVFPARSFSEIFNMMDQFMDTPFISASRGGGLGGRRGWYAKEDDNTMNLRFDMPGLDKENVKVSVEQNTLIIKAEEEKDSEDDEEARRRYSSRIDLPTDVYILDEIKAEMKNGVLKVVLPKVKTEERKDVFQVQVE comes from the exons ATGGCTACCACCCTAATTCTCAAGCGAAGCACCGCCGcatcttctcactataccaagATCTTTAAATCTATTCGCTCCGTCTCCGCTATTCCCTGCGTCCAACGCTCCTTTAACACTAATGCTTCTCAGGTGTCCGCTTATGAAGATTTCCACCGCAGTATCGATGAGGATCGCTCGTCTGGTTCCTCTGGTTTTCGCCGCCGTGACAATGATTTTTTCTCAG TTTTTCCAGCGAGAAGCTTCAGCGAGATCTTTAACATGATGGACCAATTCATGGACACTCCATTCATCTCCGCCTCTCGCGGAGGAGGATTAGGAGGAAGGCGAGGATGGTATGCAAAGGAAGACGACAACACTATGAATCTCCGATTCGACATGCCAGGTCTGGACAAGGAGAACGTCAAGGTCTCCGTTGAGCAAAACACATTAATTATCAAAGCGGAGGAGGAGAAagattctgaggatgatgaagaggCGCGGCGGAGGTACTCTTCCAGGATTGATCTGCCGACGGATGTGTACATTCTGGATGAAATCAAGGCGGAGATGAAGAATGGTGTGTTGAAAGTTGTGCTTCCGAAGGTGAAAACGGAGGAAAGGAAGGATGTGTTTCAGGTCCAAGTAGAGTGA